The Mercurialis annua linkage group LG2, ddMerAnnu1.2, whole genome shotgun sequence genome contains a region encoding:
- the LOC126668520 gene encoding uncharacterized protein LOC126668520, whose translation MSKAYDRVEWSFLELLKKKMGFRVHFIKLIMTCISFASLTFLITGAPTGFLQPQRGLLQGDPLSPYLFLICSEGFSALIKRGIRNKAISGGRICKSGPRINHLLFADDSVLFIKATVQEGEAVKRITSSYEQASSQIVNIDKSGKHFSTGVSQASREVLHHLLGFRVVDRFNKYLRMPMLIGLSKKPIFAFIRDRLHKHMLRWKERFMSKACKEVLIKSIAQSIPTYIMSFFALPVSFCNEMRGIISKFWWSGTDDKKNIAWPLCARAFKEKYYSSTAFELAGLRQGSSFIWQSIIEEKRVLDTGLAWRIGNGESVDILNDKWITSANYMRPIGSSNIHTGCKVNHFLNSDGSWDIDKLTALFSTKDRENILKIPFSRNLPLYKLFRTYKKNGFLYKIWRILHDYLPVNVKLAHRIPDVSKFCPMCGVEEETQLHVMKNCKVVWGLWMLSPLNIHVDRAHYASVTDWIKELFSALKEKDAKVFVLSLLTIWTDRNNLVFGNVRPPPMSLSRHIVPMQISNSDSHRLSMALRPEVAPNWIPPPSRSIKVNTDAAMSNRGNFSMASASARKRACLLLIELIREQAHLPGDVVYCESDAATANIVKRLLNPTCAIDPIQLIVDDCSIAMRARMGQFNHVRRQCNQVAHALAKWGIFIDGEVPFSVNELVNYVT comes from the exons ATGTCGAAAGCTTATGATAGGGTTGAATGGAGCTTTCTCGAattgttaaagaaaaaaatggggTTTCGGGTCCATTTTATCAAGCTCATAATGACTTGTATATCATTTGCTTCTCTCACTTTTTTAATTACCGGAGCACCTACTGGGTTCCTACAGCCGCAACGAGGTCTTCTCCAGGGTGATCCCCTATCCCcgtatttatttcttatttgttCTGAGGGGTTCTCTGCTCTTATTAAGCGTGGGATTCGTAATAAGGCTATCTCGGGTGGCAGAATTTGCAAAAGTGGCCCTCGCATCAATCATCTACTGTTTGCGGACGATAGTGTGCTATTTATCAAGGCTACGGTTCAGGAGGGCGAAGCTGTGAAGCGTATTACTAGCTCCTATGAGCAGGCATCCAGTCAGATTGTCAATATTGACAAATCTGGAAAACATTTCAGCACTGGAGTCAGTCAAGCTAGTAGAGAGGTTCTTCACCATCTGTTGGGGTTCAGGGTGGTCGATCGTTTCAACAAATATCTTCGTATGCCTATGTTGATTGGTCTTTCAAAGAAGCCAATTTTTGCTTTTATCCGTGATCGCCTGCACAAACATATGCTCAGGTGGAAAGAAAGATTCATGTCAAAAGCATGTAAAGAGGTTCTAATTAAATCCATAGCTCAGTCTATACCGACCTATATCATGAGTTTCTTCGCGCTTCCGGTTTCTTTTTGCAATGAGATGCGCGGGATCATCTCGAAGTTTTGGTGGAGTGGAACggatgacaaaaaaaatattgctTGG CCGTTATGTGCTCGGGCTTTCAAGGAAAAGTACTACTCGAGTACTGCATTTGAGCTGGCCGGTCTGAGACAAGGTTCAAGCTTTATCTGGCAGAGCATAATCGAAGAGAAGCGTGTTCTTGATACCGGGCTTGCATGGAGGATAGGGAATGGAGAATCTGTTGACATTTTGAATGACAAATGGATTACTTCAGCGAACTATATGAGACCGATCGGCAGTTCAAATATTCATACTGGGTGCAAGGTTAATCACTTCCTTAATAGTGATGGGTCATGGGATATTGATAAGCTGACAGCTTTGTTTTCCACCAAGGATAGGGAGAACATTCTGAAGATTCCTTTTAGTAGGAACCTCCCTCTATATAAACTATTTCGGACgtataaaaaaaatggttttcTCTATAAAATCTGG AGGATCCTTCATGATTATTTGCCTGTCAATGTGAAACTTGCCCACAGAATACCAGACGTCTCCAAGTTTTGCCCTATGTGCGGTGTCGAAGAAGAGACTCAGCTGCATGTAATGAAAAACTGTAAGGTGGTCTGGGGTCTTTGGATGTTATCCCCGTTGAATATTCATGTAGATAGGGCCCACTATGCGAGCGTGACAGACTGGATAAAAGAGTTGTTCTCAGCGTTGAAGGAAAAAGATGCCAAGGTTTTTGTTTTGAGCTTATTGACGATATGGACTGATCGCAATAATCTGGTTTTTGGAAATGTTAGACCTCCTCCCATGTCTCTATCCAGGCACATTGTTCCCATGCAAATTTCTAACTCGGACTCTCACCGGCTGTCAATGGCGCTTAGACCAGAAGTCGCTCCCAATTGGATTCCACCCCCAAGTCGCTCCATAAAGGTCAATACTGATGCAGCTATGTCAAATAGAGGCAACTTTTCAATGGCTAGTGCT TCTGCTCGCAAACGAGCTTGTTTATTACTTATCGAGCTTATTCGTGaacaagctc ACTTACCTGGAGATGTTGTCTATTGTGAGTCAGATGCAGCTACAGCCAATATCGTTAAACGACTCCTTAACCCTACTTGTGCTATCGATCCAATTCAGCTTATCGTTGACGACTGTTCTATTGCTATGAGAGCTCGCATGGGTCAGTTCAACCACGTTCGAAGACAATGTAATCAAGTAGCTCATGCTCTTGCTAAATGGGGTATATTCATAGACGGTGAAGTTCCTTTCTCGGTCAATGAACTTGTTAATTACGTTACTTAA